The following proteins are co-located in the Pyricularia oryzae 70-15 chromosome 1, whole genome shotgun sequence genome:
- a CDS encoding kelch repeats protein: MAKDKKAKGDKKAKLAEKKAKQEKKAEKKAKAKSAKVDDSDAEDVDLDAVLAEYQRQQEQFHKVTETVSSEAPRPRAASCFLASPSNTNQLLLFGGEYYNGALATFFNDLHVYHIDRDEWRTVTSPNAPLPRSGHAWCRGGNQANSVFLFGGEFSSPKQGTFYHYNDFWRLDAQSKEWEKVEAKGKTPPARSGHRMTYFKQYIILFGGFQDTANQTRYLADLWLYDTQHFVWFNPTLPPAQLKPDARSSFTFLPHEQGAVLYGGYSRVKATVAANKGAKPGSQGQKNILKPMVHQDCFFLRITPPGPEAAAGAAPTVRWEKRKKPANTPTPTRAGTTMAYHHRGKRGILFGGVHDVEESEEGMESEFFNGLFAWNIERNRFFPLALRKVRQGGGKKGGEQQQRVGRRGRAQANEEELLKQLAALETGASLDNLDDIELKQDESKEEPKEPMREMPVSMEFPHPRFNAQLAIQDDVLYIYGGTFEKGDREFTFDDLYAVDLGKMDGCKEIFSRQTEDWVQSEDEDDDDEDDDDEDEDEEDEEEEEEEDSDKKSKKFTPSKRGKKPADQDSNADTDSALGSSIGTEEDETEDFTEARVDDGLPHPRPFESRREFFVRTSAEWQEILMTNLRWKNIQPETLAVKEIKAKAFELSEEKWWDCREEITALEDEQEAAGIGEVVSLADRGETGGAAGGLRRR, from the exons ATGGCAAAGGACAAAAAAGCCAAAGGCGACAAAAAGGCCAAATTGGCcgaaaaaaaggccaagcaggagaagaaggccgagaaaaaggcaaaggcaaaatcggccaaggtcGACGACAGCGATGCCGAGGACGTTGACCTGGACGCGGTCCTGGCCGAGTACCAGCGGCAGCAGGAGCAGTTCCACAAGGTGACAGAGACGGTGTCGAGTGAGGCGCCCCGACCTCGCGCCGCCTCGTGCTTCCTGGCCTCGCCGTCCAATACCAACCAGCTCCTGCTGTTTGGCGGCGAGTACTACAACGGCGCGCTGGCCACCTTCTTCAACGACCTGCACGTCTACCACATCGACCGCGACGAGTGGCGGACCGTGACCTCCCCCAACGCCCCTCTGCCTCGGTCCGGCCACGCGTGGTGTCGCGGCGGGAACCAGGCCAACTCGGTCTTTCTCTTTGGCGGGGAGTTCTCCAGCCCTAAACAGGGCACGTTTTACCACTACAATGACTTTTGGCGACTGGACGCGCAGTCCAAGGAGTGGGAAAAGGTCGAGGCCAAGGGCAAGACCCCTCCCGCACGCAGCGGGCACCGCATGACGTACTTTAAGCAGTACATTATCCTGTTTGGCGGGTTCCAGGACACGGCGAACCAGACGCGGTACCTGGCCGACCTGTGGCTGTACGACACGCAACACTTTGTCTGGTTCAACCCGACCCTCCCGCCTGCGCAGCTCAAGCCCGACGCCCGCTCCAGCTTCACCTTCTTGCCGCACGAGCAGGGCGCCGTGTTGTACGGCGGCTACTCCAGGGTCAAGGCGACAGTCGCGGCCAACAAGGGTGCCAAGCCCGGGTcgcagggccaaaagaaCATCCTCAAGCCCATGGTGCATCAGGACTGCTTCTTCTTGAGGATCACGCCTCCGGGacccgaggcggcggcgggcgcggCGCCCACGGTCAGGTGggagaagaggaagaagccGGCCAACACGCCGACGCCGACACGTGCCGGGACCACCATGGCGTACCACCACCGCGGCAAGCGGGGGATCCTGTTTGGCGGCGTGCACGACGTCGAGGAGAGCGAGGAGGGGATGGAGAGCGAGTTCTTCAACGGGCTGTTTGCGTGGAACATTGAGAGGAACAGGTTTTTCCCGCTGGCGCTGCGCAAGGTCAGACAGGGTGGTGGAAAGAAGGGTggcgagcagcagcagcgggttGGTCGGCGAGGGCGTGCTCAGGCCAACGAGGAGGAGCTGCTCAAGCAGCTTGCCGCGCTGGAGACGGGCGCCTCGTTGGACAACCTTGATGACATTGAGCTTAAGCAGGATGAATCCAAGGAGGAGCCCAAGGAGCCTATGCGGGAGATGCCTGTGTCGATGGAGTTCCCACACCCGAGGTTCAACGCGCAGCTCGCGATTCAGGACGACGTGCTGTACATCTACGGTGGCACATTCGAGAAGGGTGACAGGGAGTTCACGTTTGATGATCTCTACGCAGTTGATCTAGGAAAGATGGACGGTTGCAAGGAGATATTCAGCCGGCAGACTGAGGATTGGGTG CAATCCGAggatgaagacgacgacgacgaggatgatgatgacgaagacgaagatgaagaagatgaggaggaagaggaagaggaagacaGCGACAAAAAGTCCAAGAAGTTTACGCCCAGCAAGCGCGGCAAGAAGCCAGCGGACCAGGATTCTAACGCAGACACGGACTCGGCCCTTGGTTCATCCATCGGAACCGAAGAGGACGAGACAGAGGATTTCACAGAGGCCCGGGTCGACGATGGACTGCCACACCCTAGG CCCTTCGAGTCCCGTCGCGAGTTCTTCGTGCGCACCTCGGCCGAGTGGCAAGAGATCCTGATGACCAACCTGCGCTGGAAGAACATCCAGCCCGAGACTCTGGCCGTCAAGGAgatcaaggccaaggcgTTTGAGCTGAGTGAGGAGAAATGGTGGGACTGCCGAGAGGAAATCACGGCGCTCGAGGACGAGCAGGAAGCTGCTGGCATTGGCGAGGTCGTTTCGCTCGCTGATCGTGGCGAGACTGGAGGTGCTGCCGGTGGGTTGAGGAGGAGGTAA
- a CDS encoding aminopeptidase 2 has translation MSSALALRLGKRVPLPTLSSHGLALSRHIPARTVVSRIHNRTPPPHTRFYSSSVLGTSYAPQTRPLDRLRTNTLRLRNNPPARLCSYRRNNMCKLHDIEMGGGVGANNATGRELLPTNVVPKHYDLTLEPDLEKFTFNGSVVVHLDVAEDSKSISLHTLEIDVKNAKVTSGGQTITSPKISYNEDTQVTKIDFDETISKGSKAELTIDFTGTLNDKMAGFYRAVYKRDDGSEGVLAVSQMEPTDARRAFPCFDEPSLKATFAVTLIADKKLTCLSNMDVASESEVQSALTGTTKKAVKFHNSPLMSTYLLAFIVGELNYIETKDFRVPVRVYAPPGLNIEHGRFSLNLAAKTLAFYEKVFGIDFPLPKMDQVAIPDFAQGAMENWGLVTYRVVDLLLDEKVSGAATKERVAEVVQHELAHQWFGNLVTMDWWDGLWLNEGFATWASWYSCNVFFPEWKVWESYVTDTLQSALSLDSLRSSHPIEVPVKRADEINQIFDSISYAKGSCVLRMISTYLGEDVFLEGVRQYLKKHAYGNTQTDDLWDSLAKASGKPVHEVMTAWTKNVGYPVITVTENEKDSSIHLKQNRFLRTGDTKPEEDQVLYPVLLGLRTKDGIDESRTLTARENDFKLPDVDFFKLNANHTSLFRTAYSPERLEKLGNAARNGLLSVEDRAGMLADAGALAVSGYQKTSGVLNLLKGYDSESQFVVWTEIIGRLAAVHSAWIFEDKAIKDSLEAFQRDLISSRAHKMGWAFSESDGHIEQQFKALLFGSAGIAGDKDIVAAAKDMFKKFMDGDKSAIHPNIRGSVFAMALKYGGDDEYNRILDFYRTSTNSDERNTALRSLGRSNKPEHIKQTLDLMFSGEVKDQDIYMPAAGLRSHSEGIEALSKWIMDNWDALYIKLPPALSMLGSMVAICTSSLTKPEQLKQVEEFFANKDNKGYEMSLAQSLDAIRSKIAWLERDRSDVAAWVKEQGY, from the exons ATGTCTTCGGCGCTGGCGTTGCGATTGGGGAAGCGTGTCCCATTACCAACGCTGTCATCACATGGTCTCGCTTTGTCGCGCCACATCCCAGCGAGAACTGTTGTTTCTAGAATCCA CAACCGAACCCCTCCTCCACACACCCGCTTCTACTCTAGCTCGGTACTGGGCACTTCATATGCCCCTCAAACACGACCTCTTGACCGACTTCGAACAAACACCTTGCGGTTGCGCAACAATCCTCCTGCACGACTTTGCTCCTACCGCCGAAACAACATGTGCAAACTCCACGACATCGAGATGGGAGGTGGGGTCGGCGCAAACAACGCCACCGGGAGAGAGCTCCTGCCCACCAACGTTGTGCCCAAGCACTATGACTTGACTCTCGAACCGGACTTGGAAAAGTTCACCTTTAATGGCAGTGTTGTAGTTCACTTGGACGTGGCCGAAGACTCCAAGTCAATCTCCCTACACACCCTCGAGATTGATGTGAAGAATGCCAAGGTCACATCTGGAGGACAAACCATTACATCGCCCAAGATCTCGTACAATGAGGACACACAGGTCACCAAGATCGACTTTGACGAAACCATCAGCAAAGGCAGCAAAGCCGAGCTGACAATCGACTTCACCGGGACTTTGAACGACAAGATGGCTGGCTTCTACCGTGCTGTCTACAAGAGGGATGATGGTTCAGAGGGTGTCCTCGCCGTCTCACAGATGGAGCCTACAGATGCACGGAGAGCTTTCCCTTGTTTTGATGAGCCCTCTCTGAAGGCCACCTTTGCAGTCACTCTTATCGCCGACAAGAAGCTGACTTGTCTGAGCAATATGGATGTTGCTTCCGAAAGTGAGGTTCAGTCTGCATTGACTGGCACCACCAAGAAAGCTGTCAAGTTCCACAACTCGCCCCTCATGTCTACATACCTCCTCGCCTTCATTGTGGGCGAGCTCAACTACATCGAGACCAAAGACTTCCGTGTGCCCGTCCGTGTTTACGCGCCGCCCGGCCTCAACATCGAGCATGGCCGTTTCTCGCTGAACCTCGCTGCCAAGACGCTGGCGTTTTACGAAAAGGTTTTCGGTATCGACTTCCCCCTGCCCAAGATGGACCAGGTCGCCATTCCCGATTTTGCCCAGGGAGCCATGGAGAACTGGGGGCTTGTCACTTACCGTGTTGTCGACCTTCTTCTGGACGAAAAGGTTAGCGGGGCTGCCACCAAGGAGCGTGTTGCCGAGGTGGTGCAGCACGAGCTGGCGCACCAATGGTTCGGTAACCTGGTCACGATGGACTGGTGGGATGGACTCTGGCTGAACGAGGGCTTCGCCACGTGGGCCTCGTGGTACTCGTGCAACGTCTTCTTCCCCGAATGGAAGGTCTGGGAGTCATACGTTACAGACACTCTCCAGTCAGCATTGTCTCTCGACTCTCTGAGGAGCAGTCACCCGATCGAGGTTCCAGTGAAGCGTGCGGACGAGATCAACCAGATCTTTGATTCCATCAGCTACGCCAAGGGCTCGTGCGTGCTTCGCATGATCTCGACGTACTTGGGCGAGGATGTTTTCCTCGAGGGTGTCAGGCAATACCTCAAGAAGCACGCATACGGCAACACGCAAACGGATGACCTGTGGGACTCGCTCGCCAAAGCAAGCGGCAAGCCAGTTCACGAGGTGATGACTGCCTGGACCAAGAACGTCGGCTACCCCGTCATCACTGTTACGGAGAACGAGAAAGACAGCAGCATCCACCTGAAGCAGAACCGCTTCTTGAGGACTGGTGACACCAAGCCGGAGGAGGACCAGGTGCTTTACCCTGTTCTGCTTGGCCTGCGTACCAAGGACGGCATCGATGAGTCTAGGACACTCACCGCTAGGGAGAACGACTTCAAGCTGCCCGACGTGGACTTTTTCAAGCTCAATGCCAACCACACAAGCCTGTTCCGTACCGCATACTCTCCGGAGCGACTGGAGAAGTTGGGCAACGCTGCCAGGAATGGATTGCTGTCGGTCGAGGACCGCGCTGGCATGCTTGCTGATGCCGGCGCTCTGGCCGTTTCGGGCTACCAAAAGACTTCGGGCGTTTTGAACCTGCTCAAGGGCTACGACTCGGAGTCGCAGTTTGTGGTTTGGACCGAGATCATTGGTCGTCTCGCCGCCGTGCACAGCGCCTGGATCTTTGAGGACAAGGCTATCAAAGACAGCCTCGAGGCGTTCCAGCGAGACCTGATCAGCTCCAGGGCCCACAAGATGGGATGGGCCTTCTCGGAAAGCGATGGGCATATCGAGCAACAGTTCAAGGCGCTCCTCTTTGGATCGGCTGGAATCGCTGGTGACAAGGacattgttgctgctgccaagGATATGTTCAAGAAGTTTATGGATGGCGACAAGTCTGCCATTCACCCCAACATTCGTGGCAGCGTTTTTGCCATGGCTTTGAAGTATGGCGGTGACGATGAG TACAACCGTATCCTCGACTTCTACCGTACTTCTACCAACAGCGATGAGCGCAACACGGCGCTCCGAAGCCTTGGCCGGTCCAACAAGCCGGAGCACATCAAGCAAACCCTCGACCTGATGTTCAGCGGCGAGGTCAAGGATCAGGATATCTATATGCCCGCTGCCGGCCTGCGCAGCCACTCGGAAGGTATCGAAGCCCTGAGCAAGTGGATAATGGACAACTGGGACGCACTTTACATCAAGCTTCCTCCAGCACTGTCCATGCTTGGAAGCATGGTAGCCATCTGCACGTCTAGCTTGACCAAGCCGGAGCAACTGAAGCAGGTTGAGGAGTTCTTTGCCAACAAGGACAACAAGGGGTACGAGATGTCTCTGGCCCAGAGCTTGGATGCCATTCGCTCCAAGATTGCCTGGCTCGAGCGTGATCGTAGTGATGTAGCCGCCTGGGTCAAGGAACAAGGATACTAG
- a CDS encoding enolase produces the protein MAITKIHARSVYDSRGNPTVEVDVVTDTGLNRAIVPSGASTGQHEACELRDGDKSKWGGKGVTKAVENVNNIIGPALIKENIDVKDQSKVDEFLIQLDGTPNKTKLGANAILGVSLAVAKAGAAAKGVPLFAHVSDLAGTKKPYVLPVPFMNVLNGGSHAGGRLAFQEFMIVPSAAPSFTEAMRQGAEVYQQLKGLAKKKYGQSAGNVGDEGGVAPDIQSAEEALELITAAIEAAGYTGKMNIAMDVASTEFYKEDEKKYDLDFKNPDSDKSKWITYEELAAMYSDLCKKYPIVSIEDPFAEDDWEAWSYFYKTQDIQIVADDLTVTNPLRIKKAIDQKAANALLLKVNQIGTLTESIQAAKDSFADGWGVMVSHRSGETEDVTIADIAVGLRAGQIKTGAPARSERLAKLNQILRIEEELGSNAVFAGESFRKAINM, from the exons ATGGCTATTACCAAGATCCACGCTCGCTCCGTCTACGACTCTCGTGGAAACCCCACGGTCGAGGTTGATGTCGTCACCGACACTGGCCTCAACCGTGCCATTGTTCCCTCTGGAGCTTCGACCG GTCAGCACGAGGCTTGCGAGCTTCGCGATGGTGACAAGTCCAAGTGGGGCGGCAAGGGTGTCACCAAGGCTGTTGAGAACGTCAACAACATTATCGGCCCTGCCCTGATCAAGGAGAACATCGACGTCAAGGACCAGTCCAAGGTTGATGAGTTCCTCATCCAGCTTGATGGCACTCCCAACAAGACCAAGCTCGGTGCCAACGCAATCCTCGGTGTTAGCTTGGCTGTTGCCAAGGCcggtgccgccgccaag GGTGTTCCTCTGTTTGCCCACGTCTCCGACCTCGCCGGAACCAAGAAGCCTTATGTCCTTCCTGTCCCCTTCATGAACGTCCTGAACGGAGG TTCGCACGCTGGTGGTCGCCTGGCCTTCCAGGAGTTCATGATTGTGCCCTC CGCCGCCCCTTCTTTCACCGAGGCCATGCGCCAGGGTGCTGAGGTTTACCAACAGCTGAAGGGCCTTGCCAAGAAGAAGTACGGCCAGTCGGCTGGCAACGTCGGTGACGAGGGTGGTGTCGCCCCCGATATCCAGAGCGCCGAGGAGGCTCTCGAGCTGATCACGGCCGCCATTGAGGCTGCTGGCTACACGGGCAAGATGAACATCGCCATGGATGTTGCCTCGACCGAGTTCTACAAGGAGGACGAGAAGAAGTACGACCTGGACTTCAAGAACCCCGACAGCGACAAGTCCAAGTGGATCACCTACGAGGAGCTGGCTGCCATGTACAGCGATCTTTGCAAGAAGTACCCCATTGTCAGCATCGAGGACCCGTTCGCTGAGGACGACTGGGAGGCCTGGAGCTACTTCTACAAGACCCAGGACATCCAGATCGTTGCCGATGACCTGACTGTCACCAACCCTCTTCGCATCAAGAAGGCTATCGACCAGAAGGCCGCCAACGCTCTGCTCCTCAAGGTCAACCAGATCGGTACCCTGACCGAGTCTATCCAGGCTGCCAAGGACTCTTTTGCCGACGGCTGGGGCGTCATGGTCTCGCACCGTTCGGGTGAGACTGAGGATGTTACCATCGCCGACATTGCCGTCGGTCTCCGTGCCGGTCAGATCAAGACCGGTGCCCCCGCCCGCTCGGAGCGTCTTGCCAAGCTCAACCAGATCCTCCGCATTGAGGAGGAGCTCGGCTCCAACGCTGTGTTTGCTGGCGAGAGCTTCCGCAAGGCCATCAACATGTAA
- a CDS encoding BUB protein kinase translates to MGDSEDLINFDVIEGHKENIQSLPGGRSAKKLAGLFAPSPMGKSQPPTPNDTNNIHDCIRAEYEAELANAADLDDPLDVYDRYVRWTLDAYPSAQATAQSQLHVLLERATKAFIGSSQYKNDPRYLKLWLYYIKFFSDAPRETFLYVSRHGIGEGLALFYEEYAAWLEGAGRWNQAEEVYRLGIERDARPQQRLVRKLGEFEQRRAQQAGDEADAPSSPALPTMRPALAAKMDPFASSAPTDPQAAQRQAATASSSRSKPAKSKLAIFSDADAAPASALGSREAGPQGWDTIDSLAHRKKENVMEPKSWVGETLKTGSRKPSGPKMAVFRDTSLLMKSHIPIDASEHQVTVDPRAGKRQRIVFDLRVLYPTPEIPGSELSFEEVLLARAGWLDERPETPVERMVPLRDENRPSPVPSQVDLENAPQKLVIHRDRRPSPVERKVPLKDENNQSPPVISQVDLLDENAPQKLVIHRDTIPLDENGAPIKPIPKEGKPRKKKVMEVNETQIIKAKLDSPSRPKLLKRKGTSEPTMTMHTRAATDDIYDIFNAPIKPATQEEGSADEDYDTDGDYTSGAESGNTTRAISEAGDEDEDEDEEEEEEEEEEEEEDDDDDDNAEDEAIDADDTADDKSVSEWSDFTARKHIPNLDDIGAEDQDVTRASNFTEQPSPELNPEDDENLEPETPIDDDDPRTRTTFVPIPPEDYVPERRTYRDPVEMANNRLPFMTPITERTETDINMGSGGGSRSAFTKTPSRCRRTFPTSEDEDEDEDEGSAEPPSSPLRDIVEDEPAPPRKALQPVVPKVVGRTALQPKSIPPKGPIIADLQCNPVEESVRAEILSKASPALTSQPRYYDHRPGKYEKGSEIRKFAKALTKAKASGDKTSNLPLQPTIEFPSCEMKYTVKKELGKGAFAPVFLVENSAPDAADPQDENAIEMGKGAFATAHSQRSHLEALKMETPPSAWEFHMMRLAHDRLGPQHRAVASLSAALEFHLYQDEGFLMLPFHPHGTLLDVVNFFRAEPSGVMDETLAMFFSIELLRTAEALHSKGLLHGDLKADNCLLRLDAPSTASDPSAGAQLSSQWRADGSGGWSSRGVTLIDFGRGIDMRAFRPDVQFVADWKTSPQDCAEMREGRPWTWQIDCHGLAGTIHCLLFGKYIETVRCDANMPGTGGRRYKVRESLKRYWQTDIWSDCFDLLLNPGAHIEAEDGAKMPVLRGMKNVRERMETWLEGNCERGVGLKSLIGKVEVWAKGRK, encoded by the exons ATGGGGGACTCGGAAGACCTCATCAACTTCGACGTCATCGAGGGCCACAAGGAGAACATCCAGTCCCTCCCCGGTGGCCGCTCCGCAAAGAAGCTCGCCGGTCTGTTTGCGCCCTCGCCGATGGGTAAGAGCCAGCCGCCGACGCCCAACGACACAAACAACATCCACGACTGCATCCGCGCAGAATACGAGGCcgagctcgccaacgccgccgacctcgacgacCCGCTCGATGTCTACGATCGATATGTCCGTTGGACGCTAGACGCATACCCCTCGGCTCAAGCGACGGCCCAGTCGCAGCTGCATGTGCTCCTCGAGCGCGCCACCAAGGCCTTTATCGGCTCATCACAGTACAAAAACGACCCCCGCTACTTGAAGCTGTGGCTCTACTACATCAAATTCTTCTCCGACGCGCCCCGCGAGACCTTCCTGTACGTGTCGCGCCACGGCATCGGTGAGGGACTCGCCCTGTTTTACGAGGAGTATGCTGCCTGGCTAGAGGGTGCAGGACGCTGGAACCAAGCAGAGGAGGTGTACAGGCTTGGCATCGAGCGGGACGCCCGTCCTCAACAGCGCCTGGTGCGCAAGCTGGGAGAGTTTGAGCAGCGCCGCGCGCAACAGGCTGGCGACGAGGCTGACGCACCCTCCTCCCCTGCATTGCCAACCATGCGGCCCGCACTTGCCGCCAAGATGGACCCGTTTGCCTCTTCGGCACCTACAGACCCTCAAGCAGCACAGAGGCAGGCCGCCACAGCAAGCAGCAGTCGGTCCAAgccggccaagtccaagcTGGCAATCTTCTCAGATGCCGACGCCGCACCAGCGTCCGCGCTGGGTTCGCGTGAGGCAGGACCCCAGGGATGGGATACCATCGACTCGTTGGCTCACCGCAAGAAGGAGAACGTGATGGAGCCCAAGTCATGGGTAGGAGAGACGCTCAAGACGGGGTCGAGGAAGCCCAGCGGGCCCAAGATGGCTGTGTTCAGGGATACG TCGTTATTGATGAAATCCCATATTCCAATTGATGCATCTGAACATCAAGTGACCGTGGACCCTCGAGCTGGCAAGAGGCAGCGCATAGTGTTCGACCTTCGAGTTTTGTACCCCACCCCTGAGATTCCAGGATCTGAGTTGAGTTTTGAGGAAGTCCTATTGGCGAGGGCTGGATGGTTGGATGAAAGGCCCGAGACCCCTGTGGAAAGAATGGTGCCTCTGAGGGACGAAAACCGTCCTTCGCCTGTGCCCTCTCAAGTTGACCTCGAGAACGCTCCACAGAAGCTTGTCATTCATCGTGACAGGAGACCCTCTCCGGTTGAAAGAAAGGTGCCcctaaaggatgaaaataacCAATCTCCACCCGTAATCTCACAAGTTGATCTTCTTGACGAGAATGCGCCGCAAAAGCTAGTCATCCATCGCGACACAATACCCCTGGATGAGAATGGTGCACCCATCAAGCCAATTCCCAAAGAAGGGAaaccaagaaaaaagaaagtaatGGAGGTTAATGAAACACAAATAA TCAAGGCGAAGCTGGACTCGCCATCACGACCAAAGCTGCTCAAGAGGAAAGGTACCTCTGAGCCGACGATGACCATGCATACCCGGGCTGCAACGGACGATATTTATGACATATTCAACGCGCCAATCAAGCCCGCTACTCAGGAAGAAGGCAGTGCAGACGAAGACTACGATACCGATGGAGACTATACCAGCGGAGCAGAGAGTGGAAACACCACGAGAGCGATTAGTGAAGCAggggatgaagatgaagatgaagatgaagaagaagaagaagaagaagaagaagaagaagaagaagatgatgatgatgatgataacGCTGAAGATGAGGCCATAGACGCCGATGACACAGCCGATGACAAGAGCGTCAGCGAATGGTCTGACTTTACTGCTCGAAAACATATACCTAATCTGGATGACATCGGTGCGGAAGACCAAGATGTCACTAGGGCATCCAACTTCACAGAGCAACCCAGCCCGGAACTCAATCCGGAAGATGACGAAAACCTGGAACCGGAAACGCCAATAGATGATGACGATCCTCGAACCAGGACGACCTTTGTCCCCATCCCACCAGAAGACTATGTCCCAGAGCGCCGCACATATCGCGATCCTGTCGAGATGGCTAACAACCGTCTGCCGTTTATGACGCCCATCACAGAGCGGACAGAGACTGATATCAACATGGGCTCGGGCGGCGGAAGTCGTTCTGCGTTTACAAAGACGCCTAGTAGGTGTCGGCGTACTTTCCCAACCAGcgaagacgaagacgaagacgaagacgaaGGGAGTGCTGAGCCCCCCAGCAGTCCTCTACGAGACATTGTGGAGGATGAGCCTGCACCGCCGAGGAAGGCGTTGCAGCCGGTTGTGCCCAAGGTTGTGGGAAGGACTGCACTTCAACCAAAGAGCATACCACCCAAAGGGCCCATCATTGCGGATCTACAATGCAACCCAGTAGAGGAGTCTGTCAGGGCCGAGATCCTATCCAAAGCCAGCCCGGCGCTCACCTCACAACCACGATACTACGACCACAGGCCTGGCAAATATGAAAAGGGCTCCGAGATCCGCAAGTTCGCCAAGGCTCTCACCAAAGCCAAAGCAAGCGGAGACAAGACAAGCAACCTACCACTACAGCCAACTATCGAGTTCCCCAGCTGCGAAATGAAGTATACAGTCAAAAAGGAGCTCGGGAAGGGCGCCTTTGCCCCTGTCTTCCTGGTAGAGAACTCAGCCCCCGACGCTGCAGACCCTCAGGATGAAAACGCAATCGAGATGGGCAAGGGTGCCTTTGCAACAGCGCACAGCCAACGAAGCCACCTCGAGGCGCTAAAGATGGAAACTCCCCCTTCGGCCTGGGAATTCCACATGATGCGTCTTGCCCACGACCGCCTGGGCCCGCAGCACCGCGCCGTGGCCTCGCTCTCGGCAGCGCTCGAGTTCCACTTGTACCAGGACGAGGGTTTCCTCATGCTCCCCTTCCACCCGCACGGCACGCTCCTCGACGTGGTCAACTTCTTCCGCGCCGAGCCCTCGGGCGTCATGGACGAAACGCTGGCCATGTTCTTCAGCATCGAGCTCCTCCGCACCGCCGAGGCCCTGCACTCCAAGGGCCTGCTGCACGGCGACCTCAAGGCCGACAACTGCCTGCTCCGTCTCGACGCGCCCTCGACCGCCTCGGACCCCAGCGCGGGCGCCCAACTCAGCTCGCAGTGGCGCGccgacggcagcggcggctggTCGTCGCGCGGTGTCACCCTCATTGACTTTGGCCGCGGGATCGACATGCGCGCATTCCGGCCAGACGTACAGTTCGTCGCCGACTGGAAGACGTCACCCCAGGACTGCGCCGAGATGCGCGAGGGCAGGCCCTGGACCTGGCAGATCGACTGTCACGGGCTGGCCGGAACCATCCACTGCCTCCTGTTTGGAAAGTACATCGAGACGGTCCGCTGCGACGCCAACATGCCCGGGACCGGCGGCAGGCGCTACAAGGTCCGCGAGAGCCTCAAGCGCTACTGGCAGACCGACATCTGGAGCGACTGCTTCGACCTGCTGCTCAACCCGGGGGCGCAcatcgaggccgaggacggAGCAAAGATGCCCGTTCTCAGGGGCATGAAGAACGTCAGAGAGCGAATGGAGACCTGGCTGGAGGGCAACTGCGAGAGGGGCGTCGGATTGAAGAGCTTGATTGGCAAGGTTGAGGTTTGGGCAAAGGGGAGGAAGTGA